Genomic DNA from Actinomycetota bacterium:
CCATCTGTGTACACGAGCGTTCATGTACACTGAGCTCTTCTGCATGTCACTGTCCTCTTGTAGCATCCAACACGGCCTCATCTGTTTTTTGTCTTCTGTTTCTGCGTCCCCCACCACGATCTCCCCTTTCTTCTTCGCCGGCGGCGTCAGTGGTGTATAAGAGCCACCCTCTTTCCTCTTCCCCGGGGGTGTTCGCGCACCCGGCCCGCCGCGTCCGTACCGCGCGCTACAATCGCGCCACGCACCGCGGGCGCTCCGCGCGCCCGACCCGCCCGTGCCGCACCGAGGGGACCGCCGTGGCCGACGCGCTCGAACGCCTCGTGAACCTCGCCCTGTACTTCGCCGACGCGAAGGGCCCCGTCACCGCGGAGCAGATCCGCACCGAGGTCGCCGGCTACCCGCGGGCCCAAGACGAGGCCGCGTTCCTGCGCATGTTCGAGCGCGACAAGGAGGACCTGCGCGCCGCGGGGCTCGCGATCACGCACGACCAGGAGGCGCCCGGCGGCCTCTACGCCCTCGACCCGTCCGCGACCTTCGCCGCCGAGGTCCGCTTCACGCGCGCCGAACTCGCCGCCCTGCACGCGATCGGGGTGGCGCTCGCCGGCGACCCCGCGTTCCCGTTCGCGGACGACCTGCGACTCGCGCTGGCCAAGGTCGTACCCGACCTCGATGCCGACGGCACCGCACCCGCCGCCGCGCGGCTGGCCGACGAGGACCCGGAGGCGCAGGGTGCATCCGTCGCGCTGTTGGCCGCCGCCGTCGAGGCGCGCAAGACCGTGTGGTTCGGCTACACGAACGCACTCGGCGAGTCGCGGTCGCGCGAGGTCGAGCCGTACGGGCTGTTCCTGCGCGACGGGCGCTGGTACCTGGTGGGCCACGATACCGCCACGGACGCCGCCGGCGGGCCGCGCGTGTACGCCGCCGCGCGCATGCGCGCGCCCGAGGCCAACGCCAAGCAGCCCAAGTCGCCGGACTTCGAGCGGCCTGAGGGCTTCGACGTGCGCAGCTTCGTCGGCCTGCCGTTCCAGTACGGCGGCGGCGAGCCGTTCGAGGCGCACCTGACGTTCTCGCCGTCGGACGCATGGCGCGCGCCGGCGCTCACCGGCGGCGCAGGGACGCTGGACGCCGCCGCCGACGGCTCGCTCGCCTGGAGCATCCCCGCCCGAGACCCGCGACGGCTCGCGCAGTGGGTGGTCGAGAACGGACCCGGCATCGCGATCGCCGGGCCGCCGGAAGCGGTCGCGATGCTGCGCGACGGCCTCGCCGAGGCGGTGAGCGCCCATGCCGGCTAGGACCCCCGCCGCCCTGCGCGCACGCCGCATGCTCGCGCTGCTGCCGCACCTGCTCGCCGACTCG
This window encodes:
- a CDS encoding WYL domain-containing protein, giving the protein MADALERLVNLALYFADAKGPVTAEQIRTEVAGYPRAQDEAAFLRMFERDKEDLRAAGLAITHDQEAPGGLYALDPSATFAAEVRFTRAELAALHAIGVALAGDPAFPFADDLRLALAKVVPDLDADGTAPAAARLADEDPEAQGASVALLAAAVEARKTVWFGYTNALGESRSREVEPYGLFLRDGRWYLVGHDTATDAAGGPRVYAAARMRAPEANAKQPKSPDFERPEGFDVRSFVGLPFQYGGGEPFEAHLTFSPSDAWRAPALTGGAGTLDAAADGSLAWSIPARDPRRLAQWVVENGPGIAIAGPPEAVAMLRDGLAEAVSAHAG